Proteins encoded together in one Nostoc sp. PCC 7524 window:
- a CDS encoding LysR family transcriptional regulator, protein MSDLPFTLDQLRILKAIAVEGSFKRAADSLYVSQPAVSLQVQNLERQLDVPLFDRGGRRAQLTEAGHLLLSYGEKILSLCQETCRAIEDLQNLQGGTLIVGASQTTGTYLLPKMIGMFRQKYPDVAVQLHVHSTRRTAWSVANGQVDLAIIGGEIPGELAESLEIIPYAEDELALILPIFHPFAKLETIQKEDLYKLQFIALDSQSTIRKVIDQVLARCELDTRRFKIEMELNSIEAIKNAVQSGLGAAFVSTSAIAKELQMGVLHCTPIEGVVVKRTLWLICNPNRYRSKAAEAFSQEILPQFATPDWNQDVLKLTQKKLVVSALDAVLPNSAEED, encoded by the coding sequence ATGTCTGACCTTCCTTTCACTTTAGATCAGTTACGCATTCTCAAAGCGATCGCCGTAGAAGGGAGCTTCAAGCGCGCCGCTGATAGTCTTTATGTCTCCCAACCTGCCGTCAGCTTGCAAGTGCAGAATTTAGAACGGCAGTTGGATGTACCCTTATTCGACCGTGGCGGACGACGCGCACAATTAACCGAAGCAGGGCATCTACTATTGAGTTACGGTGAAAAAATCCTTAGTTTGTGTCAAGAAACTTGCCGCGCGATTGAGGATTTACAAAATCTCCAGGGTGGCACTTTAATTGTGGGTGCTTCTCAAACTACCGGGACATATCTCTTACCTAAAATGATTGGGATGTTTCGTCAAAAATATCCCGATGTCGCTGTGCAACTGCACGTCCACTCGACCCGACGTACTGCTTGGAGTGTTGCTAATGGTCAGGTAGATTTGGCCATTATTGGCGGTGAAATCCCTGGGGAACTGGCAGAATCTTTGGAAATCATTCCCTACGCTGAAGATGAACTGGCGTTGATTCTACCCATCTTTCATCCCTTTGCCAAACTAGAAACCATCCAAAAAGAAGACCTATATAAATTACAATTCATTGCTTTAGATTCACAATCCACAATTCGCAAAGTCATTGATCAGGTGCTAGCACGCTGTGAGCTTGATACTAGGCGTTTTAAAATAGAAATGGAACTCAATTCCATCGAAGCAATTAAAAATGCTGTGCAATCAGGTTTGGGTGCAGCCTTTGTTTCCACTAGCGCGATCGCCAAAGAATTGCAGATGGGTGTACTCCACTGCACCCCCATTGAAGGTGTTGTTGTTAAGCGGACACTATGGCTAATCTGTAATCCTAATCGCTATCGTTCCAAAGCAGCCGAAGCTTTTAGTCAAGAAATATTGCCCCAGTTTGCTACGCCTGACTGGAATCAGGATGTGTTGAAATTGACACAGAAAAAATTAGTGGTCAGCGCACTAGATGCAGTGTTACCGAATTCTGCTGAAGAGGATTAG
- a CDS encoding Crp/Fnr family transcriptional regulator: MSSLSSAERSLLPMQSPSSFSEASRPFLTWQRILDWAQEHYRCRTFSKDERIPARPGLLYLVQRGAIRMVGTAQVSATASQLTSRRINRTPEEAFLGFVGAGQPFEIVAQSPFTLQAYAHVDQTAVLWMYWHDLDNWPHFRREVMDAFRYQHQRKLLWLSALGQRRTIDRLLGFLTLLIEEYGEPAMSETDPDVIRGYCLPFPLTHAQIGSAIGSTRVTVTRLMGKLRQRGLILTQGDNLICLPAESINRAS, translated from the coding sequence ATGTCGTCTTTGTCTTCAGCCGAACGCTCTTTGTTACCTATGCAATCTCCATCCTCCTTTTCTGAGGCATCACGCCCTTTTCTAACTTGGCAACGCATTCTTGACTGGGCTCAAGAACACTATCGCTGCCGCACCTTTAGCAAAGATGAACGCATTCCAGCCCGGCCTGGTTTGCTGTACTTGGTGCAAAGGGGTGCGATCCGCATGGTAGGAACCGCCCAGGTTAGTGCTACTGCGAGCCAGTTAACATCTCGACGCATCAACAGAACTCCAGAAGAAGCTTTCTTGGGTTTTGTAGGAGCAGGACAGCCATTTGAAATCGTGGCTCAGTCGCCATTCACCCTGCAAGCATACGCTCATGTTGACCAAACAGCAGTGCTATGGATGTACTGGCATGATTTAGATAACTGGCCTCACTTCCGTCGGGAAGTTATGGATGCCTTCAGATACCAGCACCAGCGTAAACTTTTGTGGCTGAGTGCCTTGGGGCAACGGCGCACCATTGACCGACTCTTAGGATTCCTCACTTTGCTAATTGAGGAATACGGAGAGCCTGCCATGAGCGAAACCGACCCCGATGTGATTCGTGGCTATTGTTTGCCTTTCCCCCTTACCCATGCCCAAATCGGTAGTGCGATTGGTTCCACCCGTGTAACCGTCACCCGCTTAATGGGCAAGTTACGTCAACGCGGCTTAATTCTTACCCAAGGGGATAATCTGATTTGCTTGCCAGCAGAGTCGATTAATAGAGCCAGCTAA
- a CDS encoding NnrU family protein, whose amino-acid sequence MMLNTWLTPSHFVMLGLLLTFAIAHSGGAALRPWAEKVIGPRLYRIVFALISLPLAVIVIIYFFNHRYDGLQLWQVQGVPGVKAIVWVLSAISFLFLYPATFNLLEIAAIQKPQVHLYETGIIRITRHPQMVGQIIWCLAHTLWLGTSFTLVTSIGLVLHHLFGVWHGDRRLSYRYGEAFEIVKQRTSIIPFVAIIDGRQSLNWREFIRPAYLGVGIFVALLWWAHPFLLVATSKVSW is encoded by the coding sequence ATGATGCTTAATACTTGGTTAACTCCGAGTCACTTTGTCATGTTGGGGTTACTGTTAACATTTGCGATCGCTCACAGTGGGGGAGCGGCTTTGCGACCTTGGGCGGAGAAGGTCATTGGTCCAAGGCTTTATCGCATTGTGTTTGCATTAATTAGTTTACCTTTGGCTGTGATTGTCATTATTTACTTTTTTAATCACCGTTATGATGGCTTGCAACTTTGGCAGGTACAGGGTGTACCAGGAGTGAAAGCGATCGTTTGGGTGTTATCAGCGATTTCATTTTTATTTTTGTATCCTGCCACCTTCAATCTACTAGAAATTGCTGCTATTCAAAAGCCCCAAGTACATTTGTATGAGACAGGGATTATCCGTATAACCCGTCACCCCCAAATGGTGGGGCAAATAATTTGGTGCCTTGCCCATACATTGTGGTTGGGTACTAGCTTTACCCTAGTGACATCCATTGGCTTAGTTTTGCATCATTTATTTGGAGTGTGGCATGGCGATCGCCGTCTGAGTTATCGTTATGGGGAAGCCTTTGAAATAGTAAAACAACGCACTTCTATTATTCCGTTTGTAGCAATTATCGATGGTCGCCAGTCGCTTAACTGGCGGGAATTTATTCGTCCTGCTTACCTAGGTGTAGGTATTTTTGTCGCCCTGCTTTGGTGGGCGCATCCCTTTTTGCTGGTAGCAACTAGCAAAGTAAGTTGGTAG